In one Grus americana isolate bGruAme1 chromosome 1, bGruAme1.mat, whole genome shotgun sequence genomic region, the following are encoded:
- the CD9 gene encoding CD9 antigen — protein MPVKGGTKCIKYLLFGFNFIFWLAGTAVLAIGLWLRFDSQTKSIFELESNNTTFYTGVYILIGAGALMMLVGFLGCCGALQESQCMLGLFFVFLFVIFALEIAAAIWGFANKEKVIEELKDFYMETYGKRSQAPARETLKAFQLALDCCGLTGVLEQQFMDTCPKKTILESISTVSCPAAIDDVFNSKLNVIGAVGLGIAVIMIFGMIFSMVLCCAIRKNREMV, from the exons CTTGCAGGGACAGCAGTTCTTGCAATTGGATTATGGCTTCGGTTTGATTCACAGACCAAAAGCATCTTTGAACTGGAATCCAACAACACGACATTTTACACGG GGGTTTACATCCTTATTGGAGCTGGTGCACTTATGATGCTGGTTGGTTTCTTGGGATGCTGTGGTGCATTGCAGGAATCTCAATGTATGCTTGGCCTG TTCTTCGTCTTcctttttgtgatttttgcCCTTGAAATTGCTGCTGCAATCTGGGGatttgcaaataaagaaaag GTTATTGAAGAGTTAAAGGACTTCTACATGGAAACATATGGAAAGAGATCTCAAGCACCTGCCAGAGAGACCCTGAAAGCATTTCAGTTAGCT CTAGACTGCTGTGGTCTTACAGGAGTTCTTGAGCAGCAGTTCATGGACACCTGTCCAAAGAAGACCATACTTGAGTCGATTTCTACAGTG TCGTGCCCTGCTGCCATCGATGATGTCTTCAATTCGAAACTGAATGTGATTGGAGCAGTTGGCCTTGGCATTGCTGTAATAATG aTTTTTGGCATGATATTCAGTATGGTTCTCTGCTGTGCTATCCgcaaaaacagagaaatggtCTAA
- the NOBOX gene encoding homeobox protein NOBOX, whose protein sequence is MVASCEAVQSKVLPQLNFSSSRMECFPSLPSPPPIRRASLPLTLSFNPHSHIVPLMLDTPNSECSLSAQENGSREAFTYSIQNQGLSSPVSCNYPEQLESAGNLETTYCQYSSQGGIYQLPQYPQQHQLSQFHHMPGHLAGNVLSSVRLTPTTPTESHTAFLTLPGNGGTVTYGAAGATQGYVQNHTGGQLLLQPPSGNSGITAYQAVPWNDFYTQSAPFSNQLRSRMPLSSTAGGQYFTEQISYTQPPCLPSSPYFQAPSGTLGSMPHTGKQKGVTPPDQKRK, encoded by the exons ATGGTGGCATCATGTGAAGCAGTTCAGTCAAAGGTGTTGCCACAGCTTAACTTTAGTTCCAGCAGAATGGAGTGCTTCCCTAGTCTTCCCAGCCCTCCACCCATCCGCAGGGCCAGCCTACCTCTCACTCTGTCCTTCAACCCGCACAGTCATATTGTTCCCTTGATGCTGGACACTCCTAACAGCGAATGCAGCTTGTCCGCTCAGGAAAATGGCTCCAGGGAGGCCTTCACTTACAGCATCCAGAATCAAGG cttgaGTTCACCAGTTTCCTGCAATTACCCTGAACAGCTGGAGTCAGCAGGCAACCTAGAGACCACGTACTGTCAGTACAGCAGCCAGGGTGGAATTTACCAGCTGCCCCAAtatccccagcagcaccagctctcCCAGTTCCACCATATGCCAGGTCACCTTGCTGGCAACGTGCTCTCCAGTGTCCGCCTCACTCCTACAACACCCACTGAGTCCCATACAGCTTTCCTCACCTTACCTGGGAATGGCGGAACGGTAACCTACGGGGCAGCAGGAGCCACGCAGGGCTACGTACAAAACCACACGGGGGGACAGCTCTTGTTACAGCCGCCAAGTGGAAACTCAG GCATCACTGCCTATCAAGCTGTCCCCTGGAATGATTTCTACACACAGAGTGCTCCATTCTCGAATCAGTTGCGCTCACGAATGCCGCTTTCTAGCACAGCAGGAGGACAGTACTTCACAGAGCAGATTTCCTACACTCAGCCGCCTTGCCTGCCCTCCTCTCCATATTTCCAAGCGCCCAGTGGAACACTGGGATCCATGCCacacactggaaaacaaaagggaGTGACACCACCAGACCAGA AGAGGAAGTAG